The Ammospiza nelsoni isolate bAmmNel1 chromosome 10, bAmmNel1.pri, whole genome shotgun sequence genome includes a region encoding these proteins:
- the LOC132077541 gene encoding heat shock protein beta-7-like, with the protein MASLTSASTYRAELLSAYGQGLGEPRFEGDLRHGAFGARGQEAFGYPESPGAMYPCSLGTWVRAQGDTYQVVADVSQFEPPDIVVTTSNCHVTIQAEKVAEDGTVCDTFTHKCQLPEDTDPLSVSCALTEMGTLVITVRRRASPGPGQRPQGLHRSEAVL; encoded by the exons atggCATCGCTCACGTCGGCCTCCACGTACCGCGCCGAGCTCCTCAGCGCCTACGGGCAGGGGCTCGGCGAGCCCCGCTTCGAGGGCGACCTGCGGCATGGAGCCTTCGGGGCACGGGGACAGGAGGCGTTTGGGTACCCAG AGTCCCCAGGTGCCATGTacccctgcagcctgggcacctGGGTGCGTGCCCAGGGTGACACCTACCAAGTGGTGGCCGACGTCAGCCAGTTTGAGCCCCCTGACATTGTGGTGACCACCTCCAACTGTCACGTCACCATCCAGGCAGAAAAG GTGGCTGAGGATGGCACCGTCTGTGACACCTTCACCCACAAGTGCCAGCTGCCCGAGGACACGGACCCGCTGTCGGTGAGCTGTGCCCTCACGGAGATGGGCACACTGGTCATCACTGTGCGGCGCCgtgccagccccggccccgggcagcGCCCGCAGGGGCTGCACCGCAGCGAGGCCGTGCTGTGA
- the FAM131A gene encoding protein FAM131A: protein MGCIGSKTTIVAVDTTLCVEWKEVKALSPLSVARPLPRLVRQASFDSQDFLQVNVEDTVEMLPKSRRTLTIQEIAALARSSLHGISQVVKEHVTKPTAMAQGRVAHLIEWKGWCKPVESPSALESAFSSYCHLSEGEQEARFAAGVAEQFAIAEAKLRAWSSVDGDDSNDESYDEDFMPSTESSQPTELPGTMPASALLRDLLQGHLCQLGVRHGSCEPESDSSHTLSPETLCSSLCSLEMVSPSELTAKLLGSLGGEDLLLPKLPPPASQSALRGLARLRCQDSLYSVSYAEACLSPTEDEVVLSKDFPLRRKISDVASSGVASLEEEEAEEP from the exons ATGGGCTGCATCGGCTCCAAAACCACCATCG tggctgtggaCACAACGCTGTGTGTGGAGTGGAAGGAGGTGAAGGCACTGTCACCCCTGAGCGTTgcccgcccgctgccccggcTGGTGCGCCAGGCCTCCTTCGACAGCCAGGACTTCCTCCAG GTCAATGTTGAGGACACTGTCGAGATGCTTCCCAAGTCACGGCGCACGCTGACCATCCAGGAGATCGCTGCCCTGGCCCGCTCCTCGCTGCACG GCATCTCGCAGGTGGTGAAGGAGCACGTGACAAAGCCAACGGCCATGGCACAGGGCCGTGTTGCCCACCTCATCGAGTGGAAGGGCTGGTGTAAGCCAGTGGAGTCACCTTCTGCCCTGGAGAGCGCCTTCAGCTCCTACTGCCACCTGAGCGAGGGCGAGCAGGAGGCGCGGTTTGCTGCCG GTGTGGCGGAGCAGTTTGCCATTGCTGAGGCCAAGCTGCGAGCCTGGTCCTCAGTGGATGGGGATGACTCCAACGATGAGTCCTATGATGAGGACTTCATGCCCTCCACAGAGAGCTCCCAGCCCACCG agctgccaggcacGATGCCCGCCAGCGCACTGCTGCGAGACCTGCTGCAGGGCCACCTGTGCCAGCTGGGCGTGCGGCACGGCTCCTGCGAGCCCGAGAGCGACTCCTCGCACACCCTCTCCCCCGAGactctctgctccagcctctgcagcctggagatggtgTCCCCCTCCGAACTCACTGCCAAACTGCTGGGCTCCCTGGGGGGAGaggacctgctgctgcccaagctgccGCCCCCAGCCAGCCAAAGTGCCTTGCGGGGCCTGGCACGGCTCCGGTGCCAGGACTCCCTCTACTCCGTGTCCTACGCCGAAGCCTGTCTCTCGCCCACGGAGGACGAGGTGGTGCTGAGCAAGGACTTCCCGCTCCGCCGGAAAATCTCTGACGTCGCCTCCTCCGGGGTGGCAtcgctggaggaggaggaggccgAAGAGCCCTGA